One Falsarthrobacter nasiphocae DNA segment encodes these proteins:
- a CDS encoding EsaB/YukD family protein gives MTTSLTRVTVSADGRNAELLLPSDEPVSALLPCLVEVLRFSGATGVGRVALNRLGGPALPDGASLREANVEDGAWLLLTATEDALPEPVVYDVADVVEEELPALQRAGSPQARDLLASLFGGLSLIAAFGLFAAWTPQAVPVAALVIAALCWVASAVIPWRAGLVSRVLSLVPLVVCAWSLIIGTWTMDVRIWIAAGAVLLTQLAREASRRSARSAVAILAVALFTGAAWMLALQLTPRLGDAAAVAGSVSVVLLGLVPRWALGLAGLNSLDDRRARSAEVTRLSVTTSLAAAHRILQSSFVWIGASVALASVLLDDGGPSPAWHISLLAAWALVLLLRLRHFPLVVQRVVLGAAAGVVVVSLFAALAAVLRNPVWTAVGAGVFLLAALALLGSVAIRLPEHIQARQRMLADRAEALIALSMIPILIGGFDVYASLVTTFQK, from the coding sequence GTGACAACGTCTCTTACCCGCGTCACCGTCTCAGCTGACGGCCGCAATGCCGAGCTTCTGCTTCCGTCTGACGAGCCGGTCAGCGCCCTTCTTCCCTGCCTTGTCGAGGTCCTGCGCTTCTCTGGGGCCACCGGTGTGGGCCGTGTGGCTCTCAACCGGCTCGGCGGCCCAGCCCTTCCGGACGGCGCCTCTCTCCGCGAGGCAAACGTGGAGGATGGAGCCTGGCTGCTCCTCACCGCGACCGAGGACGCGCTTCCGGAGCCTGTGGTGTACGACGTCGCGGACGTCGTCGAAGAAGAGCTCCCCGCACTCCAGCGTGCCGGCAGTCCGCAGGCGCGGGACCTCCTCGCCTCGCTGTTCGGTGGCCTCTCCCTCATCGCGGCATTCGGTCTCTTCGCCGCCTGGACGCCCCAGGCCGTGCCGGTCGCGGCGCTCGTCATCGCGGCCCTGTGCTGGGTGGCCAGCGCGGTGATCCCGTGGCGGGCGGGACTCGTCAGCCGCGTGCTCTCGCTCGTCCCGCTCGTTGTCTGCGCGTGGTCTCTCATCATCGGCACGTGGACCATGGACGTGAGGATCTGGATCGCTGCGGGTGCCGTCCTGCTCACCCAGCTCGCCCGGGAGGCCAGCCGCCGCTCAGCGCGCAGCGCCGTCGCCATCCTTGCAGTGGCGCTCTTTACGGGGGCCGCGTGGATGCTCGCGCTCCAGCTGACACCGCGCCTCGGGGACGCCGCCGCTGTGGCGGGTTCGGTCTCGGTGGTGCTCCTCGGTCTTGTTCCCCGCTGGGCCCTCGGCCTCGCCGGCCTCAACTCGCTCGACGATCGCCGCGCCCGGTCAGCGGAAGTCACCCGGCTCTCCGTGACGACGTCACTCGCGGCGGCCCACCGGATCCTTCAGTCCTCCTTCGTCTGGATCGGCGCCTCTGTCGCCCTCGCCTCGGTGCTGCTCGACGACGGCGGGCCCAGCCCCGCTTGGCACATCTCCCTCCTCGCGGCATGGGCGCTCGTCCTGCTGCTGCGTCTGCGCCACTTCCCGCTCGTTGTCCAGCGAGTCGTGCTGGGAGCTGCCGCAGGCGTCGTCGTCGTCTCCCTCTTCGCCGCGCTCGCAGCGGTCCTCCGCAACCCGGTGTGGACGGCGGTGGGGGCTGGAGTGTTCCTCCTTGCCGCCCTCGCGCTCCTCGGCAGTGTGGCGATCCGCCTGCCGGAGCATATCCAGGCCCGCCAGCGCATGCTCGCAGACCGCGCCGAGGCGCTGATTGCGCTGTCCATGATCCCCATCCTCATCGGGGGCTTCGACGTGTACGCGTCCCTCGTGACCACGTTCCAGAAGTAG
- a CDS encoding pore-forming ESAT-6 family protein: MSADRISFDTDASQNVQGDIQGIVSRLETLMSQRDQQVATAMSDFQMDGASDEYQHVETRWKNASGEVKQIIHLIKTTLGDNDQTATQTQSKTRTAISNIG; this comes from the coding sequence ATGAGCGCAGACCGCATTTCCTTTGACACCGACGCCTCCCAGAACGTCCAGGGAGACATCCAGGGCATTGTCTCCCGCCTCGAGACTCTGATGAGCCAGCGCGATCAGCAGGTTGCCACGGCCATGTCTGACTTCCAGATGGACGGCGCCTCGGATGAGTACCAGCACGTGGAGACCCGCTGGAAGAACGCCTCCGGCGAGGTGAAGCAGATCATCCACCTGATCAAGACGACGCTGGGCGACAACGACCAGACCGCCACGCAGACGCAGTCCAAGACGCGCACCGCCATCTCGAACATCGGCTAG
- a CDS encoding GTPase domain-containing protein: MASRRAGDRSFLQASATSLAEADEPRWARYGRLALTAGRAAIHDAYPSELARTVQGAQQPVSTGRRIAVISAGGGAGASTAASLVALALAEVRRDAVGLVDLASLRSGLAPSLLHTAHGGPRASLGSLSVAAPHGRSEFLAALSAEEGRPVVVGASQHEKPLDERGATALVAEFSRHCAVTLVECPPGIDDERTRAVLRRAHTAVLVADMSESGFQDAQALLDAMREDGFDLPVLLLGNERSAGRSSVLRRARRTARETGVAFQGLRHQRRFRSGQPLSLDALPEPVRLEVFRIASTALTLARTGAASS; encoded by the coding sequence ATGGCCTCACGACGAGCCGGTGACCGCTCTTTCCTCCAGGCCAGTGCGACCTCCCTCGCGGAGGCGGACGAGCCCCGCTGGGCCCGTTACGGACGCCTGGCCCTCACAGCCGGGCGCGCCGCCATCCATGACGCCTACCCCTCCGAGCTGGCCCGCACGGTCCAGGGCGCACAGCAGCCCGTCTCCACCGGGCGGCGCATCGCTGTCATCTCGGCCGGCGGAGGGGCCGGCGCATCCACGGCAGCCTCACTGGTGGCCTTGGCCCTCGCCGAGGTCCGGCGCGATGCCGTGGGGCTCGTGGACCTGGCGAGCCTGCGCTCGGGCCTCGCGCCGAGTCTGCTCCACACGGCCCACGGCGGGCCGCGTGCGAGCCTCGGGTCCCTGAGCGTCGCGGCACCCCACGGCCGCTCAGAGTTCCTCGCGGCGCTCTCAGCAGAGGAGGGGCGGCCCGTCGTGGTCGGTGCCTCGCAGCATGAGAAGCCTCTCGACGAGCGCGGGGCCACGGCCCTCGTCGCCGAGTTCTCCCGCCACTGCGCGGTGACCCTCGTCGAGTGCCCGCCGGGGATCGACGACGAGCGGACTCGCGCCGTCCTTCGCCGCGCCCACACGGCCGTGCTCGTGGCGGACATGAGCGAGTCAGGCTTCCAGGACGCTCAGGCGCTCCTCGACGCGATGCGTGAGGACGGGTTTGACCTCCCCGTGCTCCTCCTCGGGAACGAGCGCAGCGCGGGCCGCTCCTCGGTGCTGCGCCGCGCCCGCCGCACCGCCCGTGAGACCGGCGTTGCCTTCCAGGGCCTCAGGCATCAGCGGCGCTTCCGCTCCGGGCAGCCACTGTCCCTCGATGCGCTGCCGGAGCCCGTGCGGCTTGAGGTCTTCCGGATTGCCTCGACGGCGCTGACACTCGCCCGGACGGGGGCGGCGTCCTCGTGA
- a CDS encoding DUF6507 family protein → MKYDISVPGCNSVITNVVTESKPFETASKGMAKDVPNAAKASRSGIVGKALIGYYERSFGKDVESIATLTGNGTTKLSEALTEFQQGDETMVQRSVTSIGHTESKGDDAPGAAKGGAAQSAGASDHGPRKDER, encoded by the coding sequence ATGAAGTACGACATCAGCGTCCCGGGCTGCAACTCGGTCATCACCAACGTGGTCACCGAGTCCAAGCCCTTCGAGACGGCCAGCAAGGGCATGGCGAAGGACGTGCCCAATGCGGCCAAGGCCTCGAGGTCGGGGATCGTGGGCAAGGCCCTCATCGGCTATTACGAGCGCTCGTTCGGCAAGGATGTCGAATCGATCGCGACGCTCACAGGCAACGGCACGACCAAGCTGAGCGAAGCCCTGACCGAGTTCCAGCAAGGGGACGAGACGATGGTGCAGCGTTCCGTCACGTCCATCGGCCACACCGAGAGCAAGGGCGATGATGCCCCGGGCGCTGCCAAGGGTGGCGCCGCGCAGTCGGCCGGTGCGTCTGACCACGGCCCGCGAAAGGATGAGCGATGA